The Snodgrassella alvi wkB2 genome window below encodes:
- a CDS encoding MFS transporter, protein MSHKEIKNIPKQIQKLFFTLYYTRYIIGSGFLASGLFLILRNKGIALDKLSLIPLMSLPLSFKVLWAPFIDKYLKTSSGHYRNWLLIAQFLMILGLFAIAFIDPVNNYLLVLLAILFFSFIILTQDLALANLTSNISEEHERGLIASLDVSGFMYGNIIGGAIVLVLYSYTSWSVCIIFLSGFLAFSFPWRQIWFFNEYKFSKNSRISETTDKNYWKNIVSVWKGKKSWCALLVIIPFGISPSYNLMPLALLDSGWSLANTALLLKLFGTMILVITIYVGIRQLRKLTRKQSLSFSIIFYACCLLSFIPISLGHNNALLVYFSFFPYFVSLQFVRTCLYTIILDNAASSVAPTTAANAQMAILGGFDLIVASLSFYFAQKWGYFVIITGSVVIAFFAAFLATRVVQNQSD, encoded by the coding sequence ATGTCCCATAAAGAGATCAAAAACATCCCCAAACAGATTCAGAAATTATTTTTTACTTTATATTACACGAGGTATATTATTGGCTCTGGATTTTTGGCTAGTGGTTTGTTTTTAATTTTACGCAATAAAGGTATTGCGCTGGATAAATTAAGCCTTATTCCACTCATGTCTTTGCCACTTAGCTTTAAAGTGTTATGGGCGCCGTTTATTGATAAATATTTAAAAACATCTTCAGGCCATTATCGGAACTGGCTGTTGATTGCGCAATTTTTGATGATATTGGGTTTATTTGCGATTGCTTTTATTGATCCGGTTAATAATTATTTATTAGTTTTGTTGGCCATTTTATTTTTTTCATTTATTATCCTCACGCAAGATTTGGCGTTGGCAAACTTAACCAGCAACATTTCTGAAGAGCATGAGAGAGGTCTTATTGCTAGTCTAGATGTTAGCGGTTTTATGTACGGCAATATTATTGGTGGGGCCATTGTGTTGGTGCTATATTCTTACACAAGCTGGAGTGTCTGCATAATTTTTCTCTCTGGGTTTTTGGCATTTTCATTTCCATGGAGGCAAATATGGTTTTTTAATGAGTATAAGTTCAGTAAAAACAGTCGTATTTCTGAGACTACTGACAAAAATTATTGGAAGAATATTGTTTCAGTCTGGAAGGGAAAGAAAAGCTGGTGTGCTTTGCTGGTTATTATCCCTTTTGGCATTTCTCCCTCTTATAATCTGATGCCTCTAGCGCTGCTTGATAGCGGCTGGTCGTTAGCTAATACTGCCCTTTTGCTAAAATTATTCGGTACGATGATTTTGGTGATAACTATTTACGTTGGTATTCGTCAGCTTAGAAAATTGACCCGGAAACAAAGCTTGTCGTTTTCTATTATATTCTATGCTTGCTGTTTATTGTCATTTATCCCTATCTCGCTTGGTCATAATAATGCCTTGTTAGTTTATTTTTCATTTTTCCCGTACTTTGTTAGTTTGCAGTTTGTTCGTACCTGCCTATATACCATTATTTTGGATAATGCTGCCAGTAGTGTAGCACCGACTACAGCCGCCAATGCTCAGATGGCAATTTTGGGGGGCTTTGATTTAATCGTTGCATCCTTAAGTTTTTATTTTGCTCAAAAGTGGGGATATTTTGTCATAATCACTGGTTCTGTTGTGATCGCTTTTTTTGCCGCATTTTTGGCAACCAGAGTCGTCCAAAATCAGTCCGATTAG
- a CDS encoding SDR family oxidoreductase, with translation MNVVFVTGATGLLGSSIVRILIDRNIKVKVLARSVEKAKKQFHSPLVEIIEGDMLNIKGFTAHLKGCDALFHCAAFFRDNYKGGKHWDELFNTNVKGTEQILEAAYAAGIRKAVYTSSIATLCGKEEELIDETMQRPVEGSDNYYKSKILAEEKVKEFLSNHPDMFITIVLPGWMYGPFDMGPTSSGQLVLDYVARKMPGVLPASFSVVDARDVAEHHIASLEKGRSGEKYLAAGRYMEMKDIFKLLEKSTGVKMPTKLIPLWLLKAISMGQEIYHVFTRKPILLSYSSVNLIGNEYKRTHFSHEKSAKELGCQFRPLDETFTDVVTWYKENNYIS, from the coding sequence ATGAATGTAGTGTTTGTAACAGGTGCAACAGGATTATTAGGCAGTAGTATTGTAAGAATTTTGATTGATCGCAATATTAAAGTAAAAGTATTGGCAAGGTCGGTAGAAAAAGCTAAAAAGCAATTTCATAGTCCTTTAGTTGAGATAATTGAGGGAGATATGTTAAACATAAAAGGCTTTACTGCGCATTTAAAAGGATGTGATGCTTTATTTCATTGTGCGGCTTTTTTTAGAGATAATTATAAAGGTGGCAAGCATTGGGATGAACTTTTTAATACGAACGTAAAGGGTACAGAACAAATATTAGAAGCAGCCTATGCAGCAGGAATCCGTAAGGCAGTTTATACCTCATCTATTGCAACTTTGTGTGGTAAAGAAGAGGAGTTAATTGATGAAACCATGCAACGCCCTGTAGAGGGTAGTGATAATTATTATAAAAGTAAAATTTTAGCAGAAGAAAAAGTTAAAGAGTTTTTAAGTAATCATCCTGATATGTTTATAACCATTGTATTACCTGGTTGGATGTACGGTCCTTTTGATATGGGACCAACTTCATCTGGGCAATTAGTATTAGATTATGTTGCTAGAAAAATGCCAGGTGTATTACCTGCAAGTTTTTCAGTCGTTGATGCTAGGGATGTTGCAGAACATCATATTGCTTCTTTAGAAAAAGGTAGAAGTGGTGAAAAGTATCTTGCAGCAGGGCGTTATATGGAAATGAAGGATATTTTTAAATTACTTGAAAAAAGCACGGGTGTAAAAATGCCAACTAAGCTTATCCCTTTATGGTTATTAAAGGCTATTTCAATGGGGCAGGAAATTTATCACGTATTTACACGTAAACCTATTTTATTAAGTTATTCGTCCGTGAATTTGATCGGAAATGAATACAAGCGCACACATTTTAGTCATGAAAAGAGCGCTAAGGAATTAGGCTGTCAATTTAGACCTTTAGATGAAACGTTTACAGATGTTGTCACTTGGTACAAAGAAAATAATTACATTTCTTAA
- a CDS encoding TetR/AcrR family transcriptional regulator, translated as MQRKTRAQQQQETKEMLFAAAIEQIIKFGFDKTSINSISEGAGFSKGAFFSNFKNKYDLLLQLTEKLKSEERLSLKSALAIDNENNTISINGLNSYVDQIKNNTICVILDIEMQLIASRDQNFKQYYNQLQRENNKSLGEIICAVFKSEGVQPSLPNESLAQIFIALTEGLILQNASNPGEQIKHVLYSLIEKEKYAIKTL; from the coding sequence ATGCAAAGAAAAACGAGAGCACAGCAACAGCAAGAAACTAAAGAAATGTTATTTGCAGCTGCAATAGAACAAATTATTAAATTTGGTTTTGATAAAACAAGCATCAACTCGATAAGTGAAGGCGCAGGTTTTTCAAAAGGTGCTTTCTTCTCAAATTTTAAAAACAAATACGATTTATTACTACAACTCACAGAAAAACTTAAATCAGAAGAAAGGTTAAGCTTAAAATCAGCGCTTGCTATTGATAATGAAAATAATACCATCTCGATAAATGGATTAAACAGCTATGTTGATCAAATAAAAAATAACACCATTTGTGTTATTTTAGACATAGAAATGCAGCTTATTGCCAGCAGAGATCAAAACTTCAAACAGTACTACAACCAACTGCAACGGGAAAACAATAAATCGCTAGGTGAAATCATATGCGCTGTTTTCAAATCAGAAGGAGTACAACCCTCTTTACCTAATGAATCTTTAGCTCAAATATTTATAGCCCTCACCGAAGGACTGATCTTACAAAATGCCAGCAATCCTGGTGAGCAAATTAAGCATGTACTTTACTCACTAATCGAAAAAGAAAAATATGCTATTAAAACTCTCTAA
- a CDS encoding ABC transporter ATP-binding protein, with protein MKEYINTYTRTTKSLLTTYTGLINAAGKQKKILIRSLIYTVISSCLFGVSLVLLYPLFAALEAKNITATLTHLIIVVVLLVGSFIFKVLCERYDADGYSTLAVTELREKLGNKLRNISLDYLSQFRSGEINHLMMQSVNEAAVFTFMLLNIIITGVVIPLSAAIALLFYSWQLSLMMLLVFPMAIPLYLWRRKAYRRGFSILAEANAKLKGEAVEFVQGLDVLKSTGQTEEKMTEFVKVTTDVANILRIGTKKGEKPNLIITIVIQAGLILIISLGAYLVNAATISYLLLACVLLIVARSTDVLNFFVQMSSMLESLVIGYEKLQELLNAPSLPEKKAEIMPDHYNIEFERVNFSYRGQDKYVLKNISLHIPEKALTALVGASGCGKTTITKLILRFADVISGSIKIGGIDIRHMSQRQLMSLVSVVFQDVYLFQDTIINNIRMAKLSASDEEVIEVCKQANCHEFIQNFRDGYQTQLNDIGKSLSGGERQRISIARAILKNAPILILDEPTAALDTENELAVQKVINKLVQGKTVLVIAHRLSTIIGAKQIVVIDKGEIVESGTHQQLLQQNGIYKEFWHLQQN; from the coding sequence ATGAAAGAGTATATTAATACATACACACGCACAACAAAATCATTGCTGACAACGTATACTGGCTTAATCAATGCGGCAGGTAAGCAAAAGAAAATATTGATCCGCAGTCTGATTTATACTGTGATTTCCTCTTGTCTGTTTGGCGTTTCGCTGGTTTTACTATACCCCTTATTTGCTGCGCTAGAAGCCAAAAATATTACTGCAACACTCACTCATTTAATTATTGTCGTTGTTCTACTGGTAGGTAGTTTTATTTTTAAGGTGCTTTGTGAACGCTATGATGCGGATGGTTATTCGACCTTAGCCGTTACCGAGCTAAGGGAAAAATTAGGCAATAAGTTACGTAATATTTCCTTAGATTATTTAAGTCAGTTTAGATCTGGCGAAATAAATCACCTTATGATGCAAAGCGTAAATGAAGCGGCAGTATTTACATTTATGCTACTCAATATCATCATTACCGGCGTGGTTATACCACTGTCAGCTGCAATTGCCTTGTTATTTTACAGCTGGCAACTTTCTTTGATGATGCTCTTGGTTTTTCCAATGGCAATTCCACTCTATCTGTGGCGCAGGAAGGCCTATCGCAGAGGTTTTAGCATTCTGGCAGAGGCCAATGCAAAATTAAAAGGTGAAGCTGTCGAGTTTGTACAAGGACTTGATGTATTAAAATCGACAGGCCAAACCGAAGAAAAGATGACAGAATTTGTTAAGGTGACAACAGATGTGGCAAATATACTGCGCATTGGTACGAAAAAAGGGGAAAAACCTAATTTAATTATAACCATCGTGATTCAAGCTGGTTTAATCCTTATCATCTCGTTAGGTGCGTATTTGGTGAATGCTGCAACCATTTCTTACCTCTTGCTAGCCTGCGTGTTATTAATCGTTGCCCGTTCCACAGATGTATTAAACTTTTTTGTACAAATGTCATCGATGCTTGAATCATTGGTTATAGGGTATGAAAAATTGCAGGAACTGTTGAATGCACCGTCATTACCTGAAAAAAAGGCAGAGATTATGCCTGATCACTATAATATTGAATTTGAAAGAGTTAACTTTTCGTACCGGGGTCAGGACAAGTACGTACTTAAGAATATATCCCTTCATATTCCGGAAAAAGCATTAACCGCTCTGGTCGGTGCCAGTGGCTGCGGTAAGACTACAATAACCAAGCTTATTCTCCGGTTTGCTGATGTAATATCAGGCAGTATTAAAATCGGTGGTATCGATATACGACATATGTCTCAGAGGCAGTTAATGAGTCTAGTCTCTGTCGTATTTCAGGATGTTTATTTGTTTCAGGACACCATTATTAATAACATCAGAATGGCAAAATTATCCGCTAGTGACGAGGAAGTCATCGAAGTTTGTAAACAGGCAAATTGCCACGAATTTATCCAGAATTTTCGCGACGGTTATCAAACACAACTGAATGATATTGGCAAAAGTCTCTCTGGTGGGGAGAGGCAACGTATCTCTATTGCCAGAGCCATTTTGAAAAATGCACCTATTCTTATCCTCGATGAGCCAACTGCCGCTCTCGATACTGAGAATGAACTGGCAGTGCAAAAGGTGATTAATAAGCTCGTACAAGGGAAAACAGTATTAGTTATTGCCCATCGGCTTTCAACTATCATCGGAGCTAAGCAAATTGTAGTAATTGATAAAGGCGAAATAGTGGAAAGTGGTACTCATCAGCAGTTATTGCAACAAAATGGGATTTATAAGGAGTTTTGGCATCTCCAGCAAAATTAA
- a CDS encoding ABC transporter ATP-binding protein, whose translation MNHTDIFLPVKNKVSYSIFLASIAQVLKLSIWLMLIWVLYQLMLDASVFPGLPILSLLVLSILFYTLRTYAHDKSHYAAFELEEILRTRLIKKINQLPIETVRNMGSGNLVKTLIDDIKELHAFVADAPPLKAEAFVTPIFTLLVLFIFNWVFASIVFAITLVTFLLLSFIMKKAKLLKESYNNATIQINGKIIEYIQGMSAVRTFDAGEGAFGQYQKALENYSQVVFHWLQSMRLSTKIARSLFSAMPMSIILVVGLSIAQLNDQISFIATFCFLLLAIGIAESVYPVMSLFQILQKSKAAIERIFEVENLPILKAPSNPLLPDNNEIIFKNVGFSYQNSGTVLSNINIKIPENSFTVLIGSSGSGKTTLANLIPRFLDTTSGTITLGGVNIKDIEYAELMSRISFVFQDNFLFSCSIADNIRYGLNGISDDDVIEAAKKAEIHDFILTLPEQYNTLAGERGQLLSGGQKQRITIARVFLQNRPIVILDEPTAFSDARNEALLLKAFNRLIDRNKTVIMVTHRLSTIVNADQIILLDKGMIKTHGTHNDLIENSSDYKLLWQEYNKAKSWSIPVNNLADGEK comes from the coding sequence ATGAATCATACGGATATATTTCTGCCAGTAAAGAATAAAGTATCTTATTCTATATTTTTGGCATCAATTGCTCAGGTGCTTAAACTGAGTATCTGGCTAATGTTGATCTGGGTCCTGTACCAATTAATGTTGGATGCCAGTGTCTTCCCGGGACTGCCCATTCTCTCTCTGCTTGTGCTGAGCATTCTTTTTTATACGCTGAGAACTTATGCCCACGATAAATCTCACTATGCGGCATTTGAACTAGAAGAAATATTACGAACCAGGCTTATCAAAAAAATCAATCAATTGCCAATTGAAACGGTTAGAAACATGGGCAGTGGGAATCTTGTTAAAACATTAATTGATGATATTAAAGAATTACATGCTTTTGTGGCTGATGCTCCGCCTTTAAAAGCTGAGGCATTCGTTACCCCAATTTTTACCTTACTCGTTTTATTTATCTTTAATTGGGTCTTTGCAAGCATTGTATTTGCAATCACTTTAGTTACTTTTCTGCTGCTGAGTTTTATCATGAAAAAAGCTAAGCTTTTAAAGGAAAGCTATAACAATGCAACTATTCAAATCAACGGTAAAATCATTGAATATATTCAGGGAATGAGTGCGGTAAGAACATTTGATGCCGGGGAGGGGGCATTCGGTCAATATCAAAAAGCGCTGGAAAATTATAGTCAGGTGGTCTTTCATTGGTTGCAATCTATGCGATTGTCTACAAAAATTGCCCGCAGCCTTTTCTCTGCTATGCCGATGAGTATCATATTAGTTGTTGGATTGAGCATAGCCCAGCTAAATGACCAAATCTCTTTTATCGCGACGTTCTGTTTTTTATTGCTGGCGATCGGTATTGCAGAAAGTGTTTATCCTGTGATGAGCCTGTTTCAGATATTACAAAAGTCAAAGGCAGCAATAGAAAGGATATTTGAAGTTGAAAATCTGCCAATTTTAAAGGCTCCCTCCAACCCTCTATTACCTGACAATAATGAGATTATTTTTAAAAACGTTGGGTTTTCTTACCAGAATTCTGGCACTGTTTTATCCAATATCAATATCAAAATTCCTGAAAATTCATTTACTGTTCTTATTGGTTCATCTGGTTCTGGCAAGACAACGCTGGCTAATCTCATTCCTCGCTTTCTTGATACAACCTCTGGAACGATAACTTTAGGTGGCGTGAATATAAAAGATATTGAATACGCTGAACTTATGTCGAGAATCTCATTTGTCTTTCAGGATAACTTTTTATTCTCGTGTTCGATCGCCGATAACATACGCTATGGGTTAAACGGTATCTCTGACGATGACGTTATTGAAGCCGCCAAAAAAGCTGAAATTCACGACTTCATTCTGACCCTTCCTGAACAGTATAACACTCTGGCAGGAGAAAGAGGGCAGCTATTATCAGGTGGTCAGAAACAGAGAATCACCATTGCCCGGGTTTTTCTGCAAAATCGACCAATCGTTATTTTAGATGAACCGACGGCTTTTTCTGATGCCCGAAATGAAGCTTTGTTGTTAAAAGCCTTTAACCGTCTAATTGATAGAAATAAAACTGTCATTATGGTAACTCACCGCTTATCGACGATTGTCAATGCCGACCAAATAATATTATTGGATAAAGGGATGATTAAAACTCATGGGACACATAATGATTTAATCGAAAATTCTAGTGACTATAAATTGTTGTGGCAAGAGTATAACAAAGCAAAAAGTTGGTCGATTCCAGTCAATAATTTGGCTGATGGAGAAAAGTAA
- a CDS encoding heavy metal translocating P-type ATPase, translating into MEQTQHTNGNTAETARFAIEGMDCQACANRIEKVLRRQQGIIAADVNFASDELQTCFDSKLLSTADIVQIVAKTGFKATAVTSASIEALAEMQNEEHKTTAIPWRLAVIWIIALPFVIGMLGMLLGQHWMLPPWWQFVLASIIQLGLAWPFYNSAIKSLQGGVANMDVLVSLGTVAIWLYSSIMLFNHQHGAHQYIYFEASVMVIAFVSLGKYLEQRTKKQSLNSMSMLLQLTPKMVRRQTDNGWQEVPLSQIQKGDILQTNAGNRIAADGIVHNGEAWCDESYLTGESKPLLKQAGDKVLAGALLSNGSITYQAQTLGSQTLLGDMMQALAQAQGSKAPIARLADKVSMVFVPAVVAIAVLTFILNWWLGGDFNEAVTRGVAVLVIACPCALGLATPAAMMVGMGRSARYGVWFKDAASLERTSQVNTVVLDKTGTLTQGKPQIVAQWRNPACQYDAQTILQLAAAAEQLTTHPLAQAVIQAAEQQNLPVLTASNSHSEIGQGTQAQVDGYGAVKVGNPAWCGFSIPGQLQQQEIWQIASIVVVAINNEIAGAFAIADALKEDTASAIKRLQQQNIDIHIMSGDQRSVVEYIARQLGISYYQAEMNPRAKAEAVRALMQQGKVVAMVGDGINDAPALAAADVSFAMYGGADVATNTASATLMRHSVTQVADALALAHATVRVVKQNLFFAFFYNILGIPLAAIGWLSPVIAGAAMAMSSISVLLNALRLRKSRLD; encoded by the coding sequence ATGGAACAAACTCAGCACACTAACGGCAATACAGCCGAAACAGCGCGCTTTGCCATTGAGGGCATGGACTGTCAGGCCTGTGCCAACCGCATAGAAAAAGTATTGCGCCGGCAGCAGGGTATTATTGCTGCCGATGTAAACTTTGCCAGTGATGAATTACAAACCTGTTTTGACAGTAAGCTGCTGAGTACAGCCGATATAGTTCAGATAGTGGCAAAAACCGGATTTAAAGCCACAGCCGTAACCAGCGCCAGTATCGAAGCACTGGCTGAAATGCAGAATGAGGAGCATAAAACGACAGCGATACCGTGGCGTCTGGCAGTTATCTGGATCATTGCTCTGCCTTTTGTTATCGGTATGCTGGGCATGCTGCTGGGACAGCACTGGATGCTGCCGCCATGGTGGCAGTTTGTTCTCGCTTCGATTATCCAGCTTGGTCTGGCGTGGCCGTTTTACAATAGTGCGATTAAATCCCTGCAAGGCGGCGTAGCCAATATGGATGTACTCGTGTCTCTGGGCACGGTCGCTATCTGGCTCTATTCCAGTATTATGCTGTTTAATCATCAGCATGGTGCGCATCAGTATATTTATTTCGAAGCCAGCGTGATGGTAATTGCCTTTGTTTCGCTGGGCAAATATCTGGAACAGCGGACTAAAAAACAAAGCCTCAACAGCATGAGCATGCTGCTGCAACTGACCCCGAAAATGGTGCGCAGACAAACAGACAACGGCTGGCAGGAAGTACCGCTCAGCCAGATACAGAAAGGTGACATCCTGCAAACCAATGCCGGCAACCGCATCGCTGCCGATGGCATTGTGCACAATGGTGAAGCATGGTGTGATGAAAGCTATCTCACCGGTGAATCTAAACCATTACTGAAACAGGCTGGTGATAAAGTACTTGCCGGTGCATTACTGAGCAACGGCAGTATCACCTATCAGGCACAGACCCTTGGCAGTCAGACTCTGCTGGGTGACATGATGCAGGCACTGGCGCAGGCACAGGGCAGTAAAGCACCGATTGCACGGCTGGCTGATAAAGTATCCATGGTATTTGTGCCTGCCGTAGTTGCCATAGCCGTATTAACTTTTATTCTGAACTGGTGGCTTGGTGGTGATTTTAACGAAGCAGTGACCCGCGGTGTAGCCGTACTGGTAATTGCCTGTCCGTGTGCGCTGGGTCTGGCCACACCGGCCGCGATGATGGTGGGTATGGGGCGCTCGGCGCGGTACGGAGTATGGTTTAAAGATGCAGCCTCACTTGAGCGTACCAGTCAGGTCAATACGGTTGTACTGGATAAAACCGGCACTCTTACTCAGGGTAAACCTCAGATTGTTGCCCAGTGGCGAAATCCTGCTTGTCAGTATGATGCGCAAACTATTCTGCAACTGGCTGCCGCCGCTGAACAGCTCACCACTCATCCGCTGGCGCAAGCAGTGATTCAGGCTGCTGAACAGCAAAACCTGCCGGTACTGACCGCCAGCAATAGCCACAGCGAAATCGGGCAGGGTACACAGGCGCAAGTAGACGGTTATGGCGCGGTAAAAGTCGGCAATCCTGCCTGGTGCGGTTTCAGCATACCCGGGCAATTACAGCAGCAGGAAATCTGGCAGATTGCCAGTATTGTGGTTGTCGCTATTAATAATGAAATAGCAGGTGCATTTGCTATTGCTGATGCTTTAAAAGAAGACACTGCCAGTGCAATTAAACGCTTACAGCAGCAAAATATTGATATTCATATTATGAGCGGCGACCAGCGCAGTGTAGTTGAATATATTGCCAGACAACTGGGTATCAGCTATTATCAGGCAGAAATGAATCCGCGTGCTAAAGCCGAAGCGGTGAGAGCGCTGATGCAGCAGGGCAAGGTGGTAGCGATGGTCGGCGACGGTATCAACGATGCGCCGGCACTGGCCGCGGCGGATGTCAGCTTTGCCATGTATGGCGGGGCAGATGTGGCCACCAATACTGCTTCAGCTACGCTGATGCGCCATTCGGTGACTCAGGTAGCCGATGCGCTGGCTCTGGCTCACGCTACTGTACGCGTTGTTAAACAAAACCTGTTTTTTGCTTTTTTCTATAATATTCTCGGTATCCCGCTGGCCGCAATTGGCTGGCTCAGCCCGGTAATCGCCGGCGCGGCAATGGCGATGAGCTCGATTTCAGTATTGCTTAATGCTTTGCGACTGCGAAAAAGCAGGCTGGACTGA
- a CDS encoding heavy-metal-associated domain-containing protein, translating to MVQFKIDGMTCEGCAKSVTSALQGSPGVETVAVNFATGIADIGFDDSLTNVDTLKAAVEAAGFDVV from the coding sequence ATGGTTCAGTTTAAAATTGACGGTATGACCTGCGAAGGTTGTGCCAAAAGTGTGACATCAGCACTACAGGGCAGCCCGGGTGTGGAAACTGTGGCAGTTAATTTTGCAACCGGTATTGCCGATATTGGCTTTGACGACAGCCTTACTAACGTAGATACCCTCAAAGCCGCGGTTGAAGCTGCCGGTTTTGATGTAGTTTAA
- a CDS encoding MerR family DNA-binding protein: MNISAAEKLTGLSSKTIRDYEAAGLIQPVRQSNGYRDYSEADIATLCFIRHAREVDFSLAQIAQLLALRNNPQRTSADVKALAGEHIQRLNQKINDLSSMKETLENWYNRCGGDASPHCAIIDGLDKHGYAGNHS, encoded by the coding sequence ATGAATATCAGTGCCGCAGAAAAATTAACCGGTTTATCCAGTAAAACCATTCGTGATTATGAGGCTGCCGGACTGATTCAGCCTGTGCGTCAGAGTAACGGCTATCGCGATTACAGTGAAGCCGATATTGCCACACTGTGCTTTATCAGACATGCCCGCGAAGTAGATTTTTCGCTGGCACAGATTGCCCAGCTGCTTGCATTACGCAACAATCCGCAACGCACCAGTGCTGATGTCAAAGCACTGGCAGGCGAGCACATACAGCGTCTTAACCAGAAAATTAATGATTTATCCAGCATGAAAGAGACTCTGGAAAACTGGTACAACCGCTGTGGCGGTGATGCTTCACCACACTGTGCGATTATCGACGGGCTGGATAAGCATGGTTATGCCGGTAATCACAGTTAA